The following is a genomic window from Sutcliffiella horikoshii.
TATCGAGTTATCGGAAAACCACTAACATTCCTTTAACGTGATTTCTAGCTGTGAATTGGAGCAAATGGCAAAGACTCCAGCGGGGGAGTAACGGTTGGTTGAGACCCCGCAACGAAGTGAGGAGGCTCAAGCACCGTCCCGCGGAAAGCGAAGCCATTTGCGGAAAGGAACAGCGGCGATTAACCAATTAACTAGAATTTTATTTCAGAAAAATCTATTTGTTAGAATATACTGTAAGTTTTTCTGTTATTATTATAAGATAGTAATAAAGTGGTTATGCAATAGGAACAAGGGAGATAAGGGGGCATGGGCATGTATCAAATAAAACGTTTGAGTGAGTGTACATTAGATCAAGCGCTGGAAGCATGGAACAAGGGTTTTGAGGGGTATTTTTTTGATGCAACCATGGATGTGGACCGGTTTGCCGCTAGATTGGGGCAGGAGAATATATCAGCTTCCTTATCCATCATTGCATTTGACGGTGAAACTCCTATAGGGCTCCTATTAAGTGGATTTAAAAAGATAGGGGAAAATCTCGTTGCATGGAATGGAGGCACAGGGGTAGCTGCCACTCACCGCAGAAAAGGAATTGGGAAGCTGTTGGTGGATAAAGCGTGTGAGCTTTATGAAGAAAAAGGGATTCATACCTCTACTCTGGAAGCTATTTCTAAAAACGACCAAGCAATTGCCTTATATGAATCTAAAGGATACAAGGTTGTGGATCATGTGATACACCTTTCCCTTGAAACCTCCGTGGATTTTAATGATTCATTGGAATATTACCCTATATACACATCGGCTCATGATGCTCAGTATTTATCGGGCTATCATCATGACACGCCATGGCAAAGTCAATGGTGGTGTATGAAAGATGGATTAACGTTGCAATTGATGGGCACTGACGGTGAAACTGCTGCTTATGCCATGTTTAAAAGACAATATAGCCCTGATGGCACCTTGAAGGCTATTGTAGTCACCCACTGCTTTATAAATGAAAAACAAAATGACCCGGAAAAAGTATTGGAAGCCTTATTCTTTCAACTTTTCCCGCCGACTGTAGCGCCTTACCAATGTACGGTAGCGTTTTTTCAAACATCCAATAAAATGGTCTATGACTTTCTTACCGAAAAAGGTTTTTCGATGAAGGTGGAACAAGTTTGGATGAAGAAGGCTATAGCAGCAGGTGTGGATATCGGGCACAAAAGATAAAAAACTAGAGTCGAATTACATATACTGCTTTTAATTTTTGGAGGGATCGCCATGATAGTTGAAAAGTTTTTAGAAGAACAAAATGAACAGTTTCAGAAACTATTAAAAAAATCCACCCACGCTGGCTGGATGGCACAAACAACTGGAGAAAAGAAATGGGCAGAGGAAGCCGGTAAAGCTTCTAGTGAATTCAGCCTCTTCTATGCCAATCAAGATCGTTACAACCAGGTCAAGTCCTACTTGCAAGACCCCGAACTTAAGATGGAACAAAAAAGACAGTTAGAAATCCTCGAATCTGGAATGAAAGAAAATCAATTGGATAAAGAAACTATCGAAGAAATGTCTTCTATGTCCTCTGAGCTGAATTATCTTTTCAATACGTACTTACCTGAAGTGAATGGGAAAAAACTTTCCGCGAATGATATCAGAAATATACTGTTGAATAGTACAGACAGCAAAGAAAGGGAAGAAGCTTGGAAGGCAAGCAAAGAAGTGGGGCAGGTAGTGTCGGAAAAGCTATTGACGCTAGTGAAAAAAAGAAATGAAGCGGCACGAAAATTAGGCTATCGAAACTATTATGAAATGTCGTTTGCGAATCAAGAACTAGATTTAGAAGAAGTTTTTTCTATGTTTGAAGATCTTGTTGACCAATCAGACACCACTTATCGTATGTTAAAAGGTGAATTAGATAACGAACTAGCCAAGAAGTTTGGAATAAAAGTGGAAGAATTACGACCTTGGCATTACGTAGATCCTTTCTTCCAGGAAGCGCCGGCAAACGAAAAAACGAATCTTGATCAATATTTCAAAGGGCAAGATCTTGAAAAGTTGACGGCAGAAACGTTTGATTCCATGGATATGCCTATCGAAGGGTTGTATGCTTCTTCCGATTTAAATCCGCGTGAAGGAAAGAACCCTACTGCGTTTTGCATGGATATGAACCGTGAGGGAGATATCCGTGTACTATGCAACAACGTAGATAATACATATTGGATGGGAACGATGCTACATGAGTTTGGCCATGCAGCATACAACAAATATGTAAACCGTGATCTTCCATATTTATTAAGAAGCTTCGCGCATATCTTAACAACAGAGTCCATTGCGATGTTATTCGGGAAAATGACAGAAAATAGAGAATGGCTTTCTAAGTTCTTGAAATTAGACGATGAAAAGCTTGATACATTAATGCCGTCTCTTGAAAAGCATGAACAATTGAAAATGCTGATTTCAGCAAGGTGGATTATTACATTTGTTTTCTTTGAAAGAAAGCTATACGAAAATCCTGATCAGGACCTTAACGCTCTTTGGTGGGAAACGGTGGAAAAGATTCAATTGCTTCATCCTCCAGAAGACCGAAACAATCCGGATTGGGCGGCAAAAATTCATTTCACTCTTGCTCCGGTTTATTATCAGAACTACTTGTTGGGTGAATTGACGGCTGCACAACTCTATCAGCATATTGTAAACAACGTTTCTGATGAGTTCTTCTCCCTTAAGGTAGGGGCATTTATTCGCGATGAATTCTTGGCACCTGGCGCAACTTATCATTGGAATAAAAAAATTGAAAAAGTGACAGGAGAGCCACTAAACCCAGACCACTTTATAA
Proteins encoded in this region:
- a CDS encoding GNAT family N-acetyltransferase codes for the protein MYQIKRLSECTLDQALEAWNKGFEGYFFDATMDVDRFAARLGQENISASLSIIAFDGETPIGLLLSGFKKIGENLVAWNGGTGVAATHRRKGIGKLLVDKACELYEEKGIHTSTLEAISKNDQAIALYESKGYKVVDHVIHLSLETSVDFNDSLEYYPIYTSAHDAQYLSGYHHDTPWQSQWWCMKDGLTLQLMGTDGETAAYAMFKRQYSPDGTLKAIVVTHCFINEKQNDPEKVLEALFFQLFPPTVAPYQCTVAFFQTSNKMVYDFLTEKGFSMKVEQVWMKKAIAAGVDIGHKR
- a CDS encoding M2 family metallopeptidase translates to MIVEKFLEEQNEQFQKLLKKSTHAGWMAQTTGEKKWAEEAGKASSEFSLFYANQDRYNQVKSYLQDPELKMEQKRQLEILESGMKENQLDKETIEEMSSMSSELNYLFNTYLPEVNGKKLSANDIRNILLNSTDSKEREEAWKASKEVGQVVSEKLLTLVKKRNEAARKLGYRNYYEMSFANQELDLEEVFSMFEDLVDQSDTTYRMLKGELDNELAKKFGIKVEELRPWHYVDPFFQEAPANEKTNLDQYFKGQDLEKLTAETFDSMDMPIEGLYASSDLNPREGKNPTAFCMDMNREGDIRVLCNNVDNTYWMGTMLHEFGHAAYNKYVNRDLPYLLRSFAHILTTESIAMLFGKMTENREWLSKFLKLDDEKLDTLMPSLEKHEQLKMLISARWIITFVFFERKLYENPDQDLNALWWETVEKIQLLHPPEDRNNPDWAAKIHFTLAPVYYQNYLLGELTAAQLYQHIVNNVSDEFFSLKVGAFIRDEFLAPGATYHWNKKIEKVTGEPLNPDHFIKAYCDYQKVNN